Proteins from a single region of Urocitellus parryii isolate mUroPar1 chromosome 4, mUroPar1.hap1, whole genome shotgun sequence:
- the Deaf1 gene encoding deformed epidermal autoregulatory factor 1 homolog — protein sequence MEDSDSAAKQLGLAEAAAVAAAAAVAAAAAAAAGGEAEEPVLSRDEDSEEDADSEAERETRRVTAVAVMAAEPGHMDMGAEALPGPDEAAAAAAAFAEVTTVTVANVGASADNVFTTSVANAASISGHVLSGRTALQIGDSLNTEKATLIVVHTDGSIVETTGLKGPAAPLTPGPQSPPTPLAPGQEKGGTKYNWDPSVYDSELPVRCRNISGTLYKSRLGSGGRGRCIKQGENWYSPTEFEAMAGRASSKDWKRSIRYAGRPLQCLIQDGILNPHAASCTCAACCDDMTLSGPVRLFVPYKRRKKENELPAAPVKKDSPKNITLLPATAATTFTVTPSGQITTSGALTFDRASTVEATAVISESPAQGDVFAGATVQEAGVQPPCRVGHPEPHYPGYQDSCQIAPFPEAALPTSHPKIVLTSLPALAVPPSTPTKSVSPTVVTGLEMSEQRSWLYLEEMVNSLLSTAQQLKTLLEQAKQASSCREAAATQARMQADAERKEQSCVNCGREALSECTGCHKVNYCSTFCQRKDWKDHQHVCGQSAAVTVQAEEVHVAESVIEKVAV from the exons ATGGAGGACTCGGACTCGGCGGCAAAGCAGCTGGGCCTGGCCgaggcggcggcggtggcggccgCGGCCGCTGtggcggcggcggccgcggccGCGGCGGGAGGCGAGGCGGAGGAGCCGGTTCTGAGCAGGGACGAGGACTCGGAGGAGGACGCGGACTCGGAGGCGGAACGCGAGACGCGGCGGGTCACGGCTGTGGCGGTGATGGCAGCCGAGCCCGGGCACATGGACATGGGCGCCGAGGCCCTGCCTGGCCCCGACgaggccgccgccgccgccgctgccttCGCAG AAGTGACCACAGTGACAGTGGCCAACGTGGGGGCCTCTGCAGACAACGTCTTCACAACATCGGTGGCAAATGCGGCCTCCATCTCGGGACATGTTCTG TCTGGTAGGACAGCCCTTCAGATTGGGGACAGCCTGAACACCGAGAAGGCCACGCTGATCGTCGTCCACACTGATGGCAGCATCGTGGAGACCACTGGGCTGAAGGGTCCAGCGGCTCCGCTCACCCCAG GTCCTCAGTCTCCTCCAACCCCCCTGGCTCCTGGCCAAGAAAAAGGCGGCACCAAGTACAACTGGGACCCCTCAGTGTATGACAGCGAGCTGCCTGTGCGCTGCCGGAACATCAGTGGCACGCTCTACAAGAGCAGGCTTGGCTCAG GTGGCCGCGGGCGATGCATCAAGCAGGGTGAGAACTGGTATAGCCCAACTGAGTTTGAAGCCATGGCAGGAAGGGCCAGCAGCAAAGACTGGAAGAGAAGCATCCGCTACGCGGGCAGACCCCTGCAGTGCCTCATCCAG GATGGCATTCTGAACCCTCATGCGGCCTCTTGCACCTGCGCAGCCTGCTGTGATGACATGACCCTG AGTGGTCCCGTCAGGCTCTTCGTCCCCTACAAAAGGCGCAAGAAGGAGAATGAGCTGCCTGCAGCCCCAGTGAAAAAGGACTCCCCCAAGAACATCACCCTCCTTCCTGCCACAGCGGCCACTACCT TCACTGTGACGCCCTCTGGACAGATCACTACCTCGGGAGCACTGACGTTCGACCGGGCATCCACCGTGGAGGCCACTGCTGTGATATCTGAGAGCCCAGCCCAGGGTGACGTCTTTGCGGGAGCCACAG TGCAGGAGGCCGGCGTGCAGCCCCCGTGCAGGGTCGGCCATCCCGAGCCCCACTACCCCGGCTATCAGGACAGCTGCCAAATCGCACCCTTCCCAGAGGCCGCACTGCCAACCTCTCACCCCAAGATAG TGCTGACGTCACTGCCGGCCTTGGCCGTCCCACCCTCCACACCCACCAAATCCGTCTCCCCCACGGTGGTCACTGGGCTGGAGATGTCAGAGCAGCGGAGCTGGCTATACCTTGAAGAGATGGTCAACTCTCTGCTGAGCACCGCGCAGCAACTGAAGACACTGTTGGAACAGGCCAAGCAGGCCAGCTCCTGCCGAGAGGCTGCAGCGACCCAGGCCCGGATGCAGGCTGATGCAGAGCGGAAAGAG CAGTCCTGCGTCAACTGCGGCCGGGAGGCCCTGAGCGAGTGCACCGGCTGCCACAAGGTCAACTACTGCTCCACCTTCTGCCAGCGCAAG